In Populus alba chromosome 1, ASM523922v2, whole genome shotgun sequence, a single window of DNA contains:
- the LOC118033809 gene encoding dehydration-responsive element-binding protein 1A, with translation MDNFCQFSDQHPLRSNSTPSDRQEASSLSDSSTSRRVVHSDEEVLLATSFPKKRAGRRIFRETRHPVFRGVRRRNGNKWVCEMREPNKKSRIWLGTYPTPEMAARAHDVAALALRGKSACLNFADSAWRLPVPVSKDSKDITRAANEAAELFRPQEFGGHPAKQQDSINAVLEDYSSEVCSDDCKTFQENDVFFEEAVFDMPGENDVFFDEAVFDMPGLLVDMAEGLLLSPPCYVRNDSNDLDHMEHGSNLSLWSF, from the coding sequence ATGGATAATTTCTGCCAATTCTCTGATCAACATCCTTTGAGGTCAAATTCAACGCCCAGTGACAGGCAAGAAGCATCTTCTCTCTCCGATAGCAGCACGTCTCGACGAGTTGTCCATTCTGATGAAGAGGTCTTGCTAGCAACAAGTTTTCCGAAAAAACGCGCTGGCCGCAGAATATTCAGGGAGACTCGGCACCCGGTTTTTAGAGGTGTTCGGAGGAGGAATGGTAACAAATGGGTGTGTGAGATGCGGGAGCCAAACAAGAAGTCACGAATATGGTTAGGAACATATCCTACACCAGAAATGGCAGCTCGAGCTCATGATGTTGCTGCTTTGGCACTTAGAGGCAAATCTGCTTGCCTTAACTTCGCTGATTCTGCCTGGAGGCTGCCTGTGCCAGTTTCGAAGGATTCTAAGGATATTACAAGGGCAGCAAATGAGGCAGCAGAGTTATTTAGGCCTCAAGAGTTTGGTGGTCATCCGGCAAAACAACAAGATAGCATTAATGCAGTGCTAGAGGATTACTCAAGTGAAGTTTGCAGCGATGATTGCAAAACTTTCCAAGAAAATGATGTCTTCTTCGAGGAAGCAGTGTTTGACATGCCAGGAGAAAATGACGTCTTCTTCGATGAAGCAGTGTTTGACATGCCAGGGTTGCTCGTGGACATGGCAGAAGGTCTTCTACTCTCTCCTCCATGTTATGTAAGGAATGATAGCAACGACTTGGATCATATGGAGCATGGTTCTAATTTGTCGTTATGGAGTTTTTAG